Proteins found in one Polyodon spathula isolate WHYD16114869_AA chromosome 10, ASM1765450v1, whole genome shotgun sequence genomic segment:
- the LOC121321434 gene encoding protein ZNF365-like, with protein MQQKLYERKETLCNESLEKSCARKRLPFRCPRCGEQKRFRSLSSLRAHLEYSHTYETMHNITNYSLASACKPLDYLLEKTINTSSTENCKKCSPLQFQDLADKKFKDTERDKPQTLACKRPPERLKTGSCRLVPAGSQSALTIPVESRVRERLDEMMKAAECTVEKRLEKVTSELAQKNMELVNTRAEFVHLSREKREVLARERALSKQVDTAVEVIAALRQQLTESEQELERKEREVISIHHFLEATVQREVCGKARLQHFIENLLQRIALAERHLAYYQRASRHRECKKHTVNQTVANREHKIAKARSPEGQPALATIPEMKMHSAQKGRACLKSSKDRLGSRQFSSSSGGTPQINFLLNSSPRPCRSSWKRWKSGPCLTHSLYMWNTVSSAQQKQHSELLLESTLEKPAGGHSTVQDPPLQVSCSLGERQFIQHPPYWPVPLLYLQTCPLP; from the exons ATGCAGCAGAAGTTATATGAAAGGAAGGAGACACTTTGCAATGAGTCACTGGAAAAGAGCTGTGCCCGCAAGCGGTTGCCATTCCGCTGCCCACGATGTGGAGAGCAGAAGCGGTTCAGAAGCCTGTCATCTTTGAGGGCACACTTGGAGTACAGCCATACCTATGAAACCATGCACAACATCACCAACTACAGTCTAGCGTCTGCATGTAAACCACTCGACTACCTGCTGGAGAAAACCATAAACACCAGCAGCactgaaaactgcaaaaaatgctCTCCACTTCAGTTTCAAGACCTGGCGGACAAAAAGTTCAAGGATACAGAAAGGGACAAACCACAGACCCTCGCGTGTAAGAGACCGCCTGAGCGCCTCAAAACTGGATCATGCAGGTTGGTGCCTGCAGGCAGCCAATCGGCTTTGACAATCCCAGTTGAGAGCCGTGTGCGGGAAAGGCTTGATGAGATGATGAAGGCGGCGGAGTGCACAGTAGAGAAGAGGCTGGAGAAGGTGACCAGCGAGTTGGCGCAGAAGAACATGGAGCTGGTGAATACCCGGGCTGAGTTTGTGCACCTGTCTCGGGAGAAGAGGGAGGTCCTGGCGCGAGAGAGGGCCCTGAGCAAGCAGGTGGACACAGCCGTCGAGGTAATCGCGGCTCTACGGCAGCAGCTTACCGAGTCTGAACAAGAGCTGGAGAGGAAGGAACG GGAAGTAATCAGTATTCACCACTTTCTGGAGGCCACGGTTCAGCGTGAAGTCTGTGGGAAAGCCCGGCTTCAGCACTTTATAGAGAACCTTTTACAGAGGATAGCCCTGGCTGAGAGGCATCTAGCATACTATCAAAGAGCTTCCAGACACCGCGAATGTAAAAAACACACT GTTAACCAAACTGTTGCAAACCGTGAACACAAAATTGCCAAAGCCAG ATCACCAGAGGGTCAGCCAGCATTAGCCACCATTCCTGAGATGAAAATGCATTCCGCTCAGAAGGGAAGGGCTTGCCTGAAATCCTCAAAGGACAGACTGGGTTCCAGACAATTCAGCAGCTCTTCAGGG ggaACCCCACAGATAAACTTTTTATTGAACTCCTCACCCAGGCCCTGCAGGAGCTCCTGGAAGAGATGGAAGAGTGGTCCTTGCCTAACACACTCGCTGTACAtgtggaacactgtctcctctgcaCAGCAGAAACAGCACTCTGAGCTATTACTGGAATCAACTCTGGAGAAACCTGCTGGTGgacacagtacagtgcaggatcctccactaCAGGTCTCCTGCTCTCTTGGTGAGAGGcagtttatacagcaccctccatactggcctgtgcccctcctctacctcCAGACATGCCCTCTACCTTGA